Proteins encoded by one window of Streptococcus sanguinis:
- the acnA gene encoding aconitate hydratase AcnA — MAEYLNDLNYKGKIYQYTDLGKASALLGGDIEGLPYSIRILLESVLRKEDGIDVTKDNITSLMHYRAKSPRGEVPFKPSRVILQDFTGVSVVVDLASMRDAIVWQGGQADQINPEIPVDLVIDHSVQVDFYGCDTALEANMTQEFIRNNERYEFLKWAEKSFDNYRAVPPATGIIHQVNIEFLSDVIIEKDGQLYPDSMFGTDSHTTMINGIGVLGWGVGGIEAEAAMLGEASYFPVPEVIGVRLLGKLPKIATATDLALKVTQILRQENVVGKFVEFFGSGLSNLSLADRATVANMAPEYGATCGYFPIDEETLNYMRLTNRSEDHIELTRLYAQKNHLFYDEKVEPNYTKVVEIDLSSIVPSISGPKRPQDLIELTTAKEEFQASLVREAGVRGFGLDESELEKSAVVQFSDYEETIKTGHVAIAAITSCTNTSNPYVLMAAGLLAKNAVEKGLRVSKTVKTSLAPGSKVVTGYLKKSGLQTYLDQLGFNVVGYGCTTCIGNSGNLRPEVAQVIMDTDLLASAVLSGNRNFEGRINPLVKANFLASPPLVVAYALAGNTNIDLTSEPLGYDQKGQPVYLMDLMPEHDLVADYVQKYVTRQLFEKEYAHVFDDNEKWNQIPTASSQNYQWNQASTYIQNPPYFDGLADDLAIQPLKNLAVLAKFGDTVTTDHISPAGNIARNSPAASYLLEHGVDYQDFNSYGSRRGNHEVMMRGTFANIRIKNELANGKIGGYTDYKGELLSIYEAAMRYKEEQIDTIVLAGKDYGMGSSRDWAAKGANLLGVKVVLAESFERIHRSNLVMMGILPLQYLEGENAASLGLTGKETFDINLPQNPQVGQLVDVVARKGTEEIAFQARLRFDAEADIRYYENGGILPMVVRKKLEEV; from the coding sequence ATGGCAGAATACCTAAACGATTTAAATTACAAAGGTAAAATATACCAATACACAGACCTTGGGAAAGCCTCAGCTCTACTAGGAGGGGATATAGAAGGGCTTCCTTATTCTATACGAATATTATTAGAAAGTGTTCTTCGTAAGGAAGACGGGATTGATGTAACAAAAGATAACATTACCTCTTTGATGCATTATCGAGCTAAATCACCAAGAGGAGAAGTCCCTTTTAAGCCTAGTCGAGTCATTCTCCAGGATTTTACAGGTGTTTCTGTCGTGGTGGATTTGGCTAGTATGCGCGATGCTATTGTCTGGCAGGGAGGTCAGGCCGATCAGATTAATCCAGAGATTCCGGTTGATTTAGTTATTGACCACAGTGTTCAAGTGGATTTTTATGGCTGTGATACAGCTCTAGAGGCCAATATGACCCAAGAGTTTATCCGCAACAATGAGCGCTACGAATTTCTCAAGTGGGCAGAAAAATCATTTGATAATTACCGTGCGGTTCCCCCTGCTACTGGGATTATACATCAGGTCAATATCGAGTTTCTCAGTGATGTCATCATTGAAAAGGATGGCCAACTCTATCCGGACAGCATGTTTGGGACGGACAGTCATACGACTATGATTAATGGTATCGGTGTTCTGGGCTGGGGAGTCGGTGGGATTGAGGCCGAGGCCGCTATGTTAGGTGAGGCTTCTTATTTCCCAGTTCCTGAGGTGATTGGTGTTCGTCTCTTGGGGAAGCTGCCTAAGATTGCGACAGCGACAGATTTGGCTTTAAAGGTCACGCAAATCTTGCGGCAGGAAAATGTTGTTGGTAAATTTGTCGAGTTCTTTGGGTCTGGTTTGTCTAATCTAAGTCTGGCTGACCGGGCAACAGTGGCTAATATGGCGCCGGAATACGGAGCTACCTGTGGTTATTTTCCGATAGATGAGGAAACGCTCAATTACATGCGTCTGACCAATCGGTCAGAAGATCATATCGAGCTGACCCGCCTCTATGCTCAAAAAAATCACCTCTTCTATGATGAAAAGGTTGAGCCGAACTATACCAAGGTAGTCGAAATTGATTTGTCCAGTATTGTGCCGAGTATCTCAGGACCCAAGCGACCCCAGGATTTGATTGAATTAACAACTGCTAAAGAGGAGTTTCAAGCTAGTTTAGTCAGAGAAGCGGGGGTCCGAGGCTTTGGTCTAGATGAGAGCGAGCTGGAAAAGTCAGCAGTGGTTCAATTTTCTGATTATGAGGAGACGATTAAGACAGGCCATGTGGCCATCGCTGCCATTACTAGCTGTACCAATACATCTAATCCCTATGTCTTGATGGCGGCAGGACTTTTAGCCAAGAACGCAGTAGAAAAAGGCTTACGCGTTTCAAAGACTGTCAAGACTTCATTAGCTCCGGGCAGCAAGGTGGTCACAGGTTATCTCAAGAAGAGTGGTCTGCAAACTTATCTGGATCAGCTTGGTTTCAATGTTGTCGGCTATGGCTGCACTACTTGTATTGGAAATTCAGGAAATCTCCGACCGGAAGTGGCTCAAGTGATTATGGATACTGACTTGCTGGCTAGTGCTGTTCTTTCAGGAAATCGGAATTTTGAAGGACGGATCAATCCATTGGTCAAGGCCAATTTCCTAGCTAGTCCGCCCTTGGTAGTTGCCTATGCTCTGGCTGGAAATACCAATATTGATCTGACTAGTGAGCCGTTGGGTTATGATCAAAAAGGGCAGCCAGTCTATTTAATGGATTTGATGCCGGAGCATGACTTGGTTGCTGATTATGTTCAAAAATATGTGACGCGACAGCTTTTTGAAAAAGAATATGCCCATGTGTTTGACGACAATGAAAAATGGAATCAGATTCCGACAGCCTCTTCTCAAAATTATCAGTGGAATCAGGCTTCTACCTATATTCAAAATCCACCTTACTTTGATGGCTTAGCTGATGATTTAGCCATTCAGCCGCTGAAAAATCTTGCAGTGCTGGCAAAATTTGGGGATACGGTGACGACAGACCATATCTCCCCAGCAGGAAATATTGCCAGAAACAGCCCAGCTGCTTCCTATTTACTGGAGCACGGAGTGGATTACCAAGACTTTAATTCCTATGGGAGCCGTCGGGGTAATCATGAGGTCATGATGCGGGGGACTTTTGCCAATATTCGGATTAAAAATGAATTGGCGAATGGGAAAATTGGTGGTTACACAGATTATAAAGGAGAGTTGCTATCCATTTATGAAGCGGCCATGCGCTACAAGGAAGAACAAATTGATACCATAGTTCTAGCTGGTAAAGACTACGGTATGGGTTCCAGTCGTGATTGGGCAGCTAAGGGAGCAAATCTTTTGGGCGTCAAGGTGGTGCTGGCAGAGAGTTTTGAGCGTATCCACCGGTCCAATCTGGTCATGATGGGGATTCTTCCTTTGCAGTATCTAGAGGGTGAAAATGCGGCTAGTCTGGGCTTAACAGGCAAGGAGACTTTCGACATCAATCTGCCACAGAACCCGCAAGTTGGCCAGCTGGTTGACGTGGTGGCTCGTAAGGGTACTGAAGAAATAGCTTTTCAAGCTCGACTGCGTTTTGATGCAGAGGCGGATATTCGTTACTATGAAAATGGGGGGATTTTACCCATGGTCGTTAGAAAGAAATTAGAGGAGGTGTGA